TTAGAacaaataacgttgaatcttgcTCCACCTCTGAGCTCACGCCCTGTCTACTCAAGAAGTCACGTCTCCTAGTCTAATACCCTAGAAAAAGATGATATACTGGTgcaatatgttttttttttttttgcctaaAAGATGCAATAGTTCAACATAGGCTAGATGAATACATACACACGTAAATTAGGCATATATAGAACCGCCTGCTTACCTCTTGATCAGTTACGTTGACTTTGCTTACAAAAGCTCATGTTTAAATGATTTCCATGTGACATTGTGTGACTGCTACCGTGTTATCCCACATTTACAACTCATTTTTGTGCAGCTTACAGCAATTTTATTCTCATTTACTAATCATGATCAGAATTGAACAATTAAATAAAATCCTCCCTCCTGCCAATTTTGATCCCTATAAATATATTAACATCTTCCCTCCTCCCTCCTGCCAATTTTGATCTCTATAAATATATTATCATCTTCCCTCTATTCCCAGCAcacaattcaaaacatttctcaAACACAATTAGCAGGAGAGATGGAGGTGTACTCTACTTGCAAAAGCATGATGTTGCCCCTTTTGGCAATTGTTTTATTCATTTCGCTAACTCAGCCTGCAGCCACAGCTGCCAAAGTCTCTCGGCCAGCCTACACAAATTTCGTCAAAACCAAATGCAACATCACCACATACCCTTCCCTCTGCCAGAAAACACTAATTCCCTACGCTTCTTCTGTGAAAATCAATTCCACAAGGCTATGCAAAGCAGCCCTTAACGTAGCCATAAGTGGCGCTCGCAGCGCCACTGTAGCTGTCTCGGGACTGAAAAAGAAGAAGGGTATAACCAAAACTGAAGCCGCCGCTATCAAAGACTGTTTTGAAGATGTCAAGGATGCTATATACGAACTCAAACTGGCTGTTGACGCAATGGGACATTTGGGTGATAAAGATAAAGAATTTCAGTTGGCTAATGCCAAAACATATGCAAGTGCTGTAATAACAGACGCAGATTCATGTACTGAAGGTTTCTCAGGCCGAAAGGTAAATCCAGCTGTGAAGAAAATCGTAAATAGTTGCATGGCAAATATTACCAAACTTGCTAGCAATGCGTTAGCACTCATTAACCATCTTTATTAAAAATTTATGTAATCGGATCCGTGGAAGGATTCAGCGTCTGATTTCTTGGAATTAATGCACATGAGGTTCTTCTTATTATATTCTGGATTTGGAATCTTGTTTAATCTCTGTTTTAAGACACCATTATATATATAGTTAATCACATGACACTACTAGAAATATGCAAAAAAACGACCAAAATTTTCCGACCAACGTTGTTCGGTCAAAAAAAGTGATCAAAAACCGTTCAGCTTGGACGGAAACtgggaaaaaaatattttacaattatttttaaaaaaatgccgaccaaagttggtcaacAAGTTGACCAAGCTGGTCAAACTTGCTTAGTCAAAAAAACTTTCACATTACCGACCGACTTTGGTCGGTAATGTGGAcccaattttttaaattttaatagttatattattatttaaaatattttataatttaaagaatttttatttaaatataccgaccaactttggtcgatatATTTTAATTTCTGGAAattaaccgaccaaagttggtcggttattaggtcaacattggtcaaaattatgaatcacttttatatttactatctaaataatataaatataattcgttaacacttttgtaatacaaataatgaatacgcaaacatatattataacatgttatatatgtagttaaagtagtacaacgaagcgtgttttatatatatatatataggtcaaacgttttgttttaaatattcaacgatgcatctaagtaagttataagtcgacGAATCAATTAACAaatagatatatttgatgataaattatatatactaattaggatcttcacaagtctatccctaaaagaacccgactTATATATATAGTCCTATATATATAAGAACACGAAGCGCTAGGAATACAGGGTCAAGTTCGTTTAGGGATAGATCacttgtgaagatcctaattagtatatataatttatcatcaaatatatctattgtaaattgattcatcgacttataacttatTTAGATGCATcgatgaatattaaaaacaaaaccttTTGACCTATATCGAttaatataaaaaaacaaaatgtCTCGACCTAAaatagaataatattatattaGTTTATCAATTGATAAATTATTCGTACGTAGTAATGTATAAGATTgatcatcaattacaatataGTGTATGTGTGTTTGTGtgaaattactcatatacttaaatataacttaaaaaatttaCTTAGATAGATGctattataatctattaaaagtaattacctagttaatataattttgtgtaaagattatgcttatagtttataattatttataataattgtatagttaaataaaataaatatttatagtttacaataattttttatagcttacaatattttaagaaataaaaacaaaacaatattttttttattattttaaataataaccgaccaacgttggtcggtatttggtcaaacggtcaacaCTTAATGTACCGACCAAaataccgaccaacgttggtcagTAAGTGTGAAAACAGACCTGAAATATACGGGATTCCCCCCGTCTTTTCATATCTCTCTTCTCAAAATTCCATAAACTCCAACTCAATAACTTCCGGTCTCCCTCTCTATTTCCCTCACACAAATAACATTCCCCACCCCGCGTCGCCACCGCCCAGCTGCCGCTGCGCCGTCGCCGCTGTCGTTGTCGcgtctctccttctccacctcctaaaaattctaggttTAAATTACAACTTATATCTTTTATGTATAAATCTAATATTTTGTTtattagctatgaattagtttcaattgattagtgtttcaattgattatttaacattgtattttatagaaatCAAGGGTTTAGGTCTTGTTTTAATTGAATTGATTACATATGGTATAAATTGAATGTTTGAGTTTGTATTGTCTTGAATAGTTTAGTTAGAATTGGATTCTTAaatagtttagttagaatctaAGGTTTAggatttgttcttgtgaatcgaacttttagggtatgggttgaatttttaggatataatcctaacttttagtttatgtttaaactcgtaagatataaattgaactttttgtttatgtttaaactcgtaggatatgaattgaaattttagtttttaggttttgttcttgtgaattgagcTTTTAATATATGAATTGAACTCgttggatataaattgaaccttttaggtatgagttgaatttttaggacataaattgaacttttagtttatgtttaaacccGTAAGATATAAATTGAAGTTTTACTTTATGTTtaaacttgtaggatataaattgaacatttagtttttaggttttgttcttgtgagttgaacttttaagaaatgaattgaacttgtaggatataaattgaaccttttgggtatgagttgaatttttaggatataaattgaacttttagattatgtttaaactcgtaggatatgatgtgatgacccaaagggtcatcattTGTTTTAGAATCCGAATTTgggtttcgaggccttgaaaatcttattttctttctcctcgatttgtgtgccATTCCGGGCGTGTTTTCGAAaaacttttatgtgaaatttaagaaaaatattgaaatttgcctttaaaattgattaaagttgactttggtcaatatttttggtaaacggacccagacccataatttgacggtcccgtagggtccgtaataaaatatgaaacttgggcgtatgcccggaattgaattccgaggtccctagcccgagaaataaatttttgaagaaaattatttgctcgAAAATATAAGAATTTTTAGGAATGGAATAGTGTGTAATCTCGTTGGtaccgggcccgtattttggttccgaagcctGGTACACGTTTGATATAGTATTTAAGtcgtatctgtgaaatttggtgaaaaatggaagAGATTCGCTATAAATCGAacccttggttgagaaaatagaaattttgaactatcttgagaatttcatgagttttggtgttaaattcgttgtttaagatattattttggcgatttgaatgcacgaacaagtccgtatgatatttttagacttgtgtgcatgttcggtttggtgccccgagggctcgggtgagttttggataggccacggtgtgtttcggacttaggaaaatatTGCTGGTATGCTTCAGCTGTTGTAGGCCTCTAATCTCGCAATTTTGAGATCAGGCTTCGTAATTGCGAGCTTCACAGTCTTGGAAATTGTGAgcctttcatcgcaaatgcgaccaaaagCCTGGACCagcaagttcgcatttgcgaacactccttcgcatttgcgaagtcaatAGGGAGGGTCAACCTTCGAATTTGCGAAGcctgtctcgcatttgcgagtttcgcaattgtgaagctcctgtcgcaaatgcgacatttgcgACTCATTAAAATATGACTTGTACGGGATTTTGaactcatttctcaaattttcaaaccctaagctctcatAGGCGATTTTTCCAAAGGAGAGTTCacccccaaatcataggtaaacgatttctaactcattttcttcaatttatttcatctttttacatgatttcatctcaaaatctaggatatttcatggaaaattgggtggttttgggtagaatttaggaattttgaaatttggggaattatacctcaaattgaggtcggattccaaaaccaattgtatatctgggatctgataccaacttatcacgacccgaatttttcatCCTAGAGAGTCGTGATagagcctactaatgtgagctaggcaagccaattattgaaccatctaccCTTTTACCAATCTTATTCTCTTTAATAATTacgaaaaataaaatttaaacgacggaatataacataagcggaagaaaacaataagccATCTGAACAAGAATATCTATTACAATtatttgagtctcgactacccggAACTGGTGTCaaagtttcacagacggtctaagaattctacaaataaatgtatgaaagaattaaatacaacactgtctctggaaatacatgtagaaacaggaaagtagatagaaggagatgtcaatgcctgcggacgcctgcaggactacttcGAGTCACCTGATGAGCAAGAATCAGCAATCCCACTGCGGTCtaaagtctacaacactggggtctgcacaaaagagtgcagaatatagtatcagcacaaccgaccccatgtgctggtaagtgtctagcctaacctcagcgaagtagtgacaaggctagaaccagactaccaaataaacctgtgcaatttaactatatacaacggaaaaagaagtacagaaagaaatagtcatatacagtcaagtatgggagggggaaaacatacTACGGGGAAACATCGAATAGTAACAGAAGAGTAACAAATAAGTATGAGGTTCACCACAGTTCAATTAAAAATGGGAAGGGGCAATCatgttgcggggtacaacaagtatcaacaggaaaccatCAATTTAGTGTAGAGAAATCGTAgcacagttatcaataaaaattaggaaatcaaagacaagtgcacggcatcacccttcgtatttttactctctctcaccaaaacaatacacgacatcacccttcgtgctttaacactctctcaccaaaataatgcacgacatcacccttcgtgctttatgctcttcctcatccaaacaacaatcacaaggcaaatagggtaagggaatctataacctcgaaatacaatcaagtaacaacagaaaatcagtaaataaatgtaaaggacaacataactcaattatcagcaagaatcagggaaaatcaaagacaaatgcacgatatcacccttcgtgcttttactctcgtcctcaccataagaatcaatacaataggcatggaatggtacatcgtgcggcacggcatcacccttcgtgctttacactctttcctcaccatgaaatcaatataataggtacggaatggtacatcgtgcggcacgacatcacccttcctgctttacactctttcctcacaaaacaaacaatgcatggcatcacccttcgtgctttaactctcttccttacccaaacaacaatcacaaacaatagggcaagaaaataaaggaaattgcagtaagaatcccggcaagggagcaacaagtcaacaattaaatcccggcaagggaacaacatcaataatatcaacatctcggcaagggagataacaattaaatcaacaatatcccggcaagggtgacaacataatgatctcttctctttctcatttttttacttcacgattcacttcacaactcgagtcaatgctatagaggttcaattatcaattataccttcacaactcgagccaatgctctaaaagtttaattgtcacttatactttcacaattcattatacaacttgagccaacgctcctcaatgttcataggtcacaattctttccacaaactttatacaacaaatagcaaccatcaccaaggcatgaaagatacaacgaagtcatgataatcacaatataaagactcacatgcatgctagacaccaacgtatagatactcgtcaccatgcctatacgtcgtacttaacaattaccacatagcaaataggactcaactcctaatccctcaagctaagtttagaccaaacacttagctcgaacttccacggccaactcaatcctcaaacaccgtatttcctttcgaattcggctccaaatcaattgtatctagacataatcgacttaataacatcaataaatgctaaacaatccaattctaatacttaattatagctttctaatcattcttcccaaaaatccaaaaatcgacctcggacctgcttggtcaaaacacgaggttcggaccaaaacccgatcatccattcacccacgagcccaaatatataatttgttttgaaatctgacacaaaacgaggtcaaattcccaaataatcaaaaaaccctaactctacccaaatccctaattttctacctttaatcacatgttttaggcctagaaatctagtgggtgttgataaaaatggaagaaaacgagcttaggattacatacctatgaagttATGGTGAAGTTCTATCAttaccctaaccccgaacccggtcgtgaaggcgtctctcgtgaagacaaggccagccagaccaaaatagaacacctcttttaaacagttaaataccataaatagttctaaaacatgatataataactaTAATTTGCAGAATttacgataacaacagtagaaaccatcccgacacagcccaaaccggggtgtcacaagtcatgagcaactaataaattCGGATACtagtctactagatacgaaatccaatacagaagttcaagaacatgaaaatagtaagataagggaggcatgggggatgcggacgccaacagctacctcgtggtcTCCGAAAAACACTGCCTGGACTCGgaagatcagcactcaggagcgaactctgtgatgcctgaatctgcacacacggtgcagggagtaatgtgagtactccgacccagtgagtaataaatataaataatggctgaaagcaagaaaacatgtaaaggcacaaagcaattctatatcaagcagtaaaatcacataaaacagtaaatccatgaagaagacggatgaaattcctttaaaccaagtaaaacaggtaatttagcaggtaaataacaagtagaaatccgcccctcgggcacagtaacaatcgctcagaacagtatcagcccctcgggctcactctcaggacaatatcagcccctcgggctcactctcagtacagtatcagcccctcgggctcactctcaaatcatgatgggtacccacGCTCCCTGTGGgggtacagactccggaggggccctttaaggcccaagcgctatatcaagccacctcgtggcatatgaaagtatctcaggccctcggcctcatatcactcagcatatcctcacatatggccctcggcttgactcagtccgaaaatcatcacaaacccCTCGAgtattagtaaaacagtagttctcagcccaaaacatcatttagaaatatcatttaagtttcaaatatgaacAAAAGGGGCTGAATTTGTAAAACcgtaaatatcaacaggactgagttcaagtaataagtcaaacagtgaggagtTAGCGAtaaaaaatccccggagggttcaaatagttggcacgaagcccaaatatggcaatcaatccaaatcatgatgataacaattaaGTTTCAGTCAactacgcggtaaaatcatcaatcgggatggaccaagtcacaatccccaatagtaaacgattCCACGCTCATCATcgagcgcgtgtctcacctcaatatagcactacgatgtgcaatccggggtttcaaaccctcaagacatcatttacattcattactcacctcgaaccggctacaactctagctcgcgacgcctttgcctctcaaatcggcctccacgcgcgtcgaatctatccaaaatcagaacgaatacatcacagtATGCTAAGGGAgaaaagcccaagcgaaaacaatcgaaaattatcaaaaatcccaaaattagcaaaactcgagccccgggcccacttctcgaaactcagaaattttcacatcattagattccttatcaccccacgagttcatacatatcaaaagttctcaatttcggcctcaaatggtcccttaaatcccaattcaaaagttcaaaatctcaAGCCTTAGTTCTTCTAATTTTAGCttaggttccatgaatttctaggctaatttcacaatagaatcacgttttaggttcataaatcttacctccaatcacttctcctTGAATCTCTtttcaatctccctcaaagagctctcaaaataaTCAACTATGGTGGGAAAATGACTCAAAATTGCGGATGAAACAATTTAACCactttctgcccagttctgatattccttcttcgcgaacgcggtcaaactctcgcgttcgcgatgcacaacttatcttaacaagatttttctttctatgcgatcgcgacatAGGACTTGTGAACGTGATGCTTTGCCTAGgcgacccttcgcgaacgcgacaacacacctgcgaacgcgaagcacaatttCACTTCTAATCCACTGACTcaaatccttctatgcgaacgcgacagtacccttcgcgaacgcgatacacCAAGCTCactccccttcgcgaacgcatggcctgcctcgcgaacgcgaaggccaatttcACACCTTCCTCCTCTTACTCTTCGCTAACGCGAGGACCCTTATGCGAATGCGAAGAAATAAATTGCTGCAACTGCTAAGATcaattttctgcaactttccAAACTCAAaagtggtccgattgaccacccgaaactcacccgaagccctcgggacctcaaccaaaagcaccaacacatcctaaaacctcattcaaacttgttccaatcatcaaaacacctcaaacaacaccaaatccatcaattcacattgaattcaagactaagttttctaaaaaaatttcgaaatatgctttcgataaaaaacgcaaccaaaccacgtccgaatgatctgaaattttgcacacacatcacaaatgacataatgaagcta
This sequence is a window from Nicotiana sylvestris chromosome 3, ASM39365v2, whole genome shotgun sequence. Protein-coding genes within it:
- the LOC104228504 gene encoding pectinesterase inhibitor 4-like translates to MEVYSTCKSMMLPLLAIVLFISLTQPAATAAKVSRPAYTNFVKTKCNITTYPSLCQKTLIPYASSVKINSTRLCKAALNVAISGARSATVAVSGLKKKKGITKTEAAAIKDCFEDVKDAIYELKLAVDAMGHLGDKDKEFQLANAKTYASAVITDADSCTEGFSGRKVNPAVKKIVNSCMANITKLASNALALINHLY